In the genome of Excalfactoria chinensis isolate bCotChi1 chromosome 20, bCotChi1.hap2, whole genome shotgun sequence, the window GCAGGCTGGGgacacagcagagctggtgcaAAGCTTCCCAGAGACTCGCTGCTTTtccccactgtgctgcaggctgaggtTCCCCATCCAGTCCCCAGTGGAAGGTGTTCATGGCtccaggctgccctgagagggCAGGTGGCCCAACCAGCAACAAAAGTCACAACTAAAGAGTTTGGAGGTGACCAAGAGAACCAATAGCAGCTTTTAGCATAACACTTGCAGCAAAATTAAGCCATGCTCGAGTGCAAAGGATCAGAGCTATGCAGGTGGTTTAGCAGATTTTGGTTGTCAGGGTGGAAACATCCCCAcaaagagagcagagggaggcgCTGCAGGCCGGCAGCAGGGAAGAGGACTCCGCACCCCCCCCCAAGCATCCTAGAGAGAAGGCCGTTATTCAGATCTGGCATGCTCCAGTACTTGCTTGGAGGAAAACACCACCAAAACCCACTGTTTCAGTACATGCAGCGGCAGGAAAGCCATTTACCAAAGTTTCTAACTGCTTTACAGCCCCGTGAGTTACTTGAGTGCCTTCACTCTGTTTCATGTTAGACACAGCTTTTGTGAGCCTGCTCCTTGAGTCCTTGTTCCAGGGCCATAAGCACTGGAGAGCATTTATGTAAGAGCTTTTTAAACTCCCAGTTATTGGAGGTAGCACACTGAGACCCACACCTGAAAAAGGGTAAACAGAGTAAGgatgcttttccattttgcatttgatttccGGAGGCACTTCCACTGCTCCCAGTGTGGCAGATGCAAAGCTCTTCCCAAAAGTATGTGAAGCAATGGGGTCACATTTGAATCAATCACACTGCCCCTCTCAAGGGTGAGTTCAGGATGCTCTCTGACACCAGCAGTGCACTTCTAACAAAGGCTTGTTTCTGCAGCAAAGCATGCTCACTGTAATTCACACCTCTCTGGGCTTCCGGGAGCAAGAAGCTGTAGCAAGGAAGATGAAGGACACACAGAGCAGGCACGGAATctagtttcattttattttagcaaacTGCATGTTCCTCCCTTCCCAGCATCTCTACATTAGCAACTGTATAGCTTtccaacttttctttttaaaaaagggtAAACAAGAAGTGACAAAACTTAGGCTcttcatttcttaaaaacattttaaagttgGATTCAAGAAGACTTTTACATATTTTGGTTTTAAGGTAACAGAAGTAGCATGGAAACACTAATTCAAATCACCCACCCGAGAACTACCCCTTTTAGAGCCCCTCTGGTGTCAGATGCTTGGTACACACGGCAGCCTCCGTTGACTGAAGACCTGAACCCACTCTCACAAACTGTGCCAGTCTGAAAAAGCCACATGCACCTCCTCAACCTGCCAGCATCGCAGCTGAGCAGAAAGGAGCACCTCCAGGACTCAGTGCAAGTGCTGTATATATACACTGCTTCTTCACAGAAGCAGGAAGGACCTCATCATGCAGGGGATCTAAGGAGGACTCTAGTGCCGTCATACCTTCTCAATTAAGAATACTTCCCCCAATCATCATGTTCCTGCTAAAGATCCTGTAAAGATACAAAGAAGTTCTTTGAAGAATTTCTAAACGCTGCCCTCCCCCCAAACCCAAAGAGGAACACCATAAAATGTACAGGTTACAGGTCCTAGAAAAGTCTTAAGATTATTGCAGAAACTAAAGATGACTTGCTTCAAGGGAGGGGTAGGCACAAGGCACAGCACTGAGATCTAACAAATGCTTAGGTTGGTTTGATttagttttcagctttttcccCATCattcaagaagaaagaaaaaaaaaaaaaaagagtgtttaAGCATCAGAACTAAAATACAAATGCACGTTAACTTTATAAAACAAGATTGTGGATTTGATCATGGGATTCCCTGACAGtggaaatatttacttttttgccCGAAGAGATTTCCTCATGGCAGATTTGCCCTTGGCAGAAGGTTTCACCTCCTTCCTCCCGCTCGATGCTGGTTTCTTGGAAGAGCTGCCACCAGAGGGTTTCTTgatggctggagctgctggtttGGCTTTTCTTACAGGGGTTTTCACCTTGGGTGGGGGCTTTGCTTTTCCCCGGCGGGCTGCAGGGGTCTTTCTGGGCTTGGGCTTGGATTCTCTTCGCTTCATTGGAGGGGCCCTGCTCCGTGATTTTGGAGGAGGTCTCTTCTGCATCCTGTCAGAAAGGCAGCACAGGATGTCAGTGGAGGCGCAAACGCtactcagagcagagctgctgtcatCAATTTACATAAATGAAACAGATCTTGGCATCTTTGTTCTTTACCACGGATGTTTGTTCCTTCATGCAGCAGTACATTTCATTAGCTAAATACCACAAACCAAGAAGCCCCATGGTAGATCTTGCCAAACTTCATGCTTCTCAGTCCCCAAAGATATCTCACTGGCGCCTTTGTTAGACTGTCATTATTTGTACGGTTATATGCCTAAGTTAATTGTCAGAACAATTTGGCGAGTTAAAtgttctctctgtctctctgagAGTGATTTTATTGCTTAATGAACAACATTTACCTTAAACCCATATTCTGAGCAAGACAGACAATACAGTAGGAAAAAGTTTCCTCAGAAAACAACAATGCAAGCAGTGCCACACTTCTGTAGAGCACAAAAGGCACCGAGGAGATTAAAGGCACTACAAAGAATAAATATTCTTCTCATTGGGAGGAATTCCAGCTACAGAGTGACAGATTATCATCTCTGGAACACAGCATTGCTTCTGCAGACACATCTAAGAGAAGTCCTGATTCTAACAGCTCCCTCAGCTCAAAACAATATTGGAAAATAAAGCTCCTGATATCTCCTGGGTGACCAGCCTCGCAGATCAGCAGCCACAGCAAAAgactctgcagctctgactgTCACTTCTATATTCATCCAAAGGAGCCCATTTCTCTCTTATGCTTCCATACCTCTTCTTCGGTGGTGGCTCTTCCTCCTCAGACTCCTCCTCTTCAgattcttcttcctcctcagattcctcctcctcttcctcatcagATTCTTCAGAGTCctcatcctgctgcttctcCGGGTAGAGCACATCTGGGCTACAAGAGAATTCTTGTCAGAGCATGACTTACTTCTAGGGCCTTGGCTACCCCTAATTGCTTCCTTTTGTGCAAACAATGAAAGAACAAGACCAGAGTCCAGTGACTCTGAATGCAGGCCAGAGCTAGAGGACTTTACACATACATGACAAAAGGCGGGAAGCAGAAACATTAATTACTGTGCTGTTATTTGGCTCTTCATGGGATACTAAGTCACATCCCTGGGCTCCCTGTGGCCCAGTGCAATCTACACTCACAGCAccagagaaaatgctgctttttgtctAGGGGTGGCCAATGAAGGCTaccttccctcctcccacctCTCTTCCACATCAGCACCATGAAAGGCTCGGTCCTACTATGTGCATTAAGTACAGCATACTCCACCTGCTCATGCAGATTTGTTCTAACATGGGAATGTTTAAATATCTACtgtcttggaaaaaaacaaaacaaaacaaaacacaaccatCATGACAGAGTACATGAGAGTATTTAGCCCAATATTTTCATTGCCCTTAGTCTCCCTGGCTAATGAAGTCAGCTTTATGTCCGCTCACAGACAGACACTAAGTGATGTCATCACCTAGAGCAAGACAGGTGACAATGCTGTGGTTTTTCAATTATTAAACCTTCCTATGAACTTCAGCAATGCTCTCTGGCTGACCTATCTTCAGCATCCTTTTACAGCCAAGGCCTTTACCTAGGATaataaggaaagcaaagctgaaaggTTCCACTGAAGCCCTTTCCAGAAATCTGCTCCAACCAGCCATTCTTCTCACATCTCTGTAGGGTTCTCTTCAGTAGAtgtactgtggaaaaaaataaataaataaaaattaaaaaaataaaataaaaatcagaaaggtTGTGTTACTGTCTTAATCCACTTGTCTAATCCTCCTGCTCTTTGCAATACCTCTTTCTACACTCAGCAACGACCTGCTGCTTTGTGAAGGACCCAGTGAGAACACTGAGCTTCAAAGCTTCCCCTTTCAATAAGACACACTAAATCACAGTTAATTTTCCTAAAGATTCAAACAACTGAGAAGATTCAAATGTTGCCTCCTGAACCATGAGCAACTGAAGCTTTGCATTCGCTGAAGGAAGAAGTCAAGAAAAGTGACAGGTTTTTGATGTCATGATTAGGGCACCGTTATTTCAGACTGCATTCAATAGCAGTGCATAGCTACTTCTGCCCAAATGTAACTCAAGTCTCAGCTGTCCTGAACGCGTCCTTCAAAGAGTTTGTTAAAATAAGCCTTCACTCTATTTTATAaacaggaacaaacaaacaagatcaGCCTATTTTTACGCAGGGTAGCAAAGATCAACAGCAGCATGTGAAGGATCTGACTGGAGTTATAAGTGTGATGGAATAATATAGAGCACTGACTGCACAGTGGGTACCTGCCTGCTTTTACACCCTGACAGATCCTCCTCTGGTTGCTCCTaaaacagcagagagcagcaataTCCTTTTTAAGTAATGGAAGTAGGAAAAGAACAACACATTGCTAGTTGAAATTTCCTTATCTGACTTGCAAGACTGACAAGCACTCGGGACCAGCTGAACAGAGGCCTCTACAGCCAGGACAGCTTCCAGCAGTCCTGAAGATAAACAAGTAAGCCTGGAAACTCTCTTCCCTGCTCCAAGATTAAGAAGTCCCACTTGACATCCACCTCTCACTGGTAAATGGCCACAGGCAACTTCTTCAGCCCATACTGTTGGGAGGCAGGCTGCACTCCTCTGCACTTTGTTCAACCCTACCTtaaagaactgtgtggatgcTGAGCTTCAGCTCCAGGTGATAACTGCAAGATCAGCATCCTCCTCTCTGTCCCCAGAGGAATGGCTccagcatcacaaagccacagtaACAAGATGATCCACCTTTAGGGCTGATACTACTAGAAAATGTTGCAAACTCACACTCTTTTAAATGACCTCCAGCCTACCTTAAACAACCATGTTGTTTGGCTCAGACCAAAAAATACAAGTAACACAGGAGAAAATCTGCTGttattgctgcttctgctcacaCAAAATCCACAGTGACACTACTGTCATTACTGGGAATGAAGATATGCCAAACCTTATTCCAAATACAACAGGATTAAGTCTTTTCCCTCCTCACTTGCTTGATTTTTCAAAATCAGAACAAGAGGAGGTCCTCAAACAAAACACCAAGAGGGATGTATACAAAATATAAGTTAGACTGtgtaatttctttaaataaaaagcaaacaggagttGTGTTTACATCAAGCTGCAGATTTttcaatacaaagaaaaaacctgtcagcagttcaagaacagaaaagtaGTTGAAATACTGCTCTACCTTCCCAGAAAAGTGCTATAGACAAGAGAAACATGCATCATGTCTCAGAAAGTAGTCAGGTTTGAAAGGAACTTATGGGAATTAAAAACACTGAGCATCTCTGCAGCTCAAAGAGTAAGATGCCTGTTCCCTAACAAGCTCAATCAAATAGTTTAAACATGCTGCACAAACCTGCCCCagcatctgcagctgctgagttCTCCTTCagagtttggggaaaaaaaataaaatagtctgATAGTTTGGGACTTTACCTTGGAAGTTGGAGTTGGTCCCTGGGTGGTTTTCCAGGATATACTTCTTCAGTGCTGTGGTGGAGCAGGTCTTCGGTTCATTCATGGCCGCAATAGCAGACAGGATGGCATCTTCCATCAGAGTCCCACCCAGCAGGGGCTTCTCCCCTGACTTCTTCAGCTATTTTccaaggaggaagagaaaagcatCAAGACAAAATTCTCCCAAACCAGGTCAGGACAAGCTCCTCTGCACCAGATGGGTCGGCGCTCCTGCATTAGCACAGATATGTTTTATATTAAAACACTGCAGAGGGAATGCTGTTCTCCCAGCTGTAATGGTAGGACAAGGCCTATTGAGTCAGCTGGCCTGGAGAGCTTTTTATTGGTAACAGACTGTCCCAGTCCCAAAGCACACTGCAGTCTGTAGCAATCTAAGGGCCTGTCACtcagggaaggaaataaattacaCCTTCCTTCATCCCACAGACCAAATGTACCCCAAGAGACACGTATGGCACAGACACGAGGAAGAACACTGCAGACATCTGGGGTACCCACTGCACTTACAATTAGCAATGGAAAGCTTACCCCACCATCTCCCCTACTGTGTTAATGAGTCAGAGCTGAAGCAGTGTGCAGAGCATGCCAAGCAAGGAAGGCAGAGGGGCCTCTTCCTCAAACATAAACCAAGAAGATAAAGAGTCCTACTGCTTCATAACTGCTGAACATAACAGGCTGCTAAAGAAAGGGGCACCCAATAAAACTGGGGTGGGGAGGGCATGTTAACTTATGTCCAAGGCTCCTGGTTATTACAggcaacaaaaaaagatgaactTCAGCTCTGACCTGGAATGTCCCAGATGCTCCTTTCCCTGTAATCTGTTCTAGCTGGCCCTTTTCTACAGCTCTCTGCAGGGCATTCTTCAACAGCTGGGGTCTGAAATACAGGAGGATAAAGCTTTACTGACACACACCgacagcttaaaaaacaaacagcaaaacaacactCTACAGAGAACGTGAGAGAAGCTGTACTTACAAGAGGTGTCTGCCTACATACAGACATTTTAAATGGAGATCTGTCAGCAAGTGCTGGTTACATGAGATGAACAACACACGTTAGCGGAAATTCTACTGCAGTGCTTTTTGGGTGTCACTGCATatccagaaacaaacaagcttCATTTTGAAGGATTTATTCATTTTGAAACACGTCTGTACATGGGATTTGGTGGGCAATGAGTCAGTCAGCTCACAGACAAACAAGGAGCTGAGTACAAGCCACAGTAAGAGGTGATGCACGGGGCTTCACTGGATTAGCTTCCTTCCTGACCCTTGACACACTCCATGTATGCAGActctcaaattattttaaacgTGTGCCAGTCAAAGCATTCAGAAccacactggaaaaaaattctGAGGAGAAGCTTTCATATCCACATATCTATGAACCATATCTGGTTCCTGCTAAAGGCAGAGATGCATACAGCACTGCTGATGTCAGCATCAGGAACAAAGATTGGGTGTGGAGGGATGCAGAGAAAAGCTACAGCTCCTCTCAAGCTTTCCTCCAGGCTGTACAGCGCAGAGCAccacctgcctgctgcctgaTGAAATACTGAATGGAATTACTGTGGGGGGGAGGCAAAACCAGAGGAAGACAGCATTTCAGGGATGCTCTGCTTCAAGAGCATACCCTTGCACCTACCTGATATCTACTTTGAGTTTGGGATAATACTGAGACACATATTTCTTGATCAGGCTGTAAGAAGCTTCTTTTGGCTCACAAAGGCGGGTGAAAGCCAGTGGCAGGATGTCTTCCAGCTTGACCTGTTGTTCTGGAGTCGAAACGGAAgtgcttttctgaaatacataCACTTTTATGCATCAGTGGGGCCTAGACCTGTTTCTTTCTGAACCAGCAGTGCACAGGTAAGGAGAAGTGCTCCTGACACTGCTACAGGTCTGGAAAATCAAGTTCTGTAAGGTAGCTCTTAGAATTTAGACAACTTAGCAGCTCAAGTGAAATCTAGCAAACCTGTTGGAATTCTCACAGGAGTATAGGAAAATCAGAGTATTTAGCAACATCTGTATtcctggttttttgtttgtttcttcatttgtttgttttttaagtaaacacttcccttctcctctttatttttttaatagaggctttttctttgttacttttCAATGACAGAGTCAGGTGAAAATGATTCATGctgacacaaaataaaaatcatcaaaGACAAGACCTGTTTATACAGGTCCAATTTTCCCAACAATAAATAGCACTTTTGTTCAACTGACAGGACAAAGTTTTGCTTGAAGGTAACATTCCTTTCTCCTGAATTCTCCTCCATCACTTTGTAGCTACCAGGAGGGAATGACCCCCTTTATGTAAACGAGAGAAAAGACAGCCAGGAAATCTGCTTAAGTTTAATAATTTTGATACTGAACAGGAGCTTTGCAAATGGTCAAACAGGTGAAGGTGCTGCTCACCTGCCAGCTAAATTCACCAAAACCAAAAGCCatccatttgttttgctgtgacATGGAAAAAGCAACTAAAAAACAAATACGCA includes:
- the HP1BP3 gene encoding heterochromatin protein 1-binding protein 3 isoform X2 — its product is MPIRRSVNSSSRETPPKSKSAEGGEEVKADAEATSEESASAGEEQENETLPAAAPSEAEQPKEPENEEKGETKSSEETKKDEKDQSKEKEKKVKKTIPAWATLSASQLARAQKQTQMAATSRPKMDAILTEAIKACFQKSGASVVAIRKYIIHKYPSLELERRGYLLKQALKRELERGIIRQVKGKGASGSFVVVSNAGKTVQKARDRKKSTSVSTPEQQVKLEDILPLAFTRLCEPKEASYSLIKKYVSQYYPKLKVDIRPQLLKNALQRAVEKGQLEQITGKGASGTFQLKKSGEKPLLGGTLMEDAILSAIAAMNEPKTCSTTALKKYILENHPGTNSNFQVHLLKRTLQRCEKNGWLEQISGKGFSGTFQLCFPYYPSPDVLYPEKQQDEDSEESDEEEEEESEEEEESEEEESEEEEPPPKKRMQKRPPPKSRSRAPPMKRRESKPKPRKTPAARRGKAKPPPKVKTPVRKAKPAAPAIKKPSGGSSSKKPASSGRKEVKPSAKGKSAMRKSLRAKK
- the HP1BP3 gene encoding heterochromatin protein 1-binding protein 3 isoform X1, which codes for MSTGLSEAEPVHHKALPLLTGTQLIHTDKLSENAEDDTMPIRRSVNSSSRETPPKSKSAEGGEEVKADAEATSEESASAGEEQENETLPAAAPSEAEQPKEPENEEKGETKSSEETKKDEKDQSKEKEKKVKKTIPAWATLSASQLARAQKQTQMAATSRPKMDAILTEAIKACFQKSGASVVAIRKYIIHKYPSLELERRGYLLKQALKRELERGIIRQVKGKGASGSFVVVSNAGKTVQKARDRKKSTSVSTPEQQVKLEDILPLAFTRLCEPKEASYSLIKKYVSQYYPKLKVDIRPQLLKNALQRAVEKGQLEQITGKGASGTFQLKKSGEKPLLGGTLMEDAILSAIAAMNEPKTCSTTALKKYILENHPGTNSNFQVHLLKRTLQRCEKNGWLEQISGKGFSGTFQLCFPYYPSPDVLYPEKQQDEDSEESDEEEEEESEEEEESEEEESEEEEPPPKKRMQKRPPPKSRSRAPPMKRRESKPKPRKTPAARRGKAKPPPKVKTPVRKAKPAAPAIKKPSGGSSSKKPASSGRKEVKPSAKGKSAMRKSLRAKK